A single Acidobacteriota bacterium DNA region contains:
- the bamA gene encoding outer membrane protein assembly factor BamA gives MSKRVFRAIAALVVTVLSWPISGRVAFFQPLVSASRNQNVTVEQVLIRGNRRIPESTVKIWIGTREGDPYNPVQLDRDVRALYAQGHFEDVKVYSEEGTRGGKVITFEVKERPLLLDIKYEGLKSVQQSTVLEEFRKRSVGLSKESQYDAVKAKRAAAVIKELLANEGRPEAKVEPIAEEISKTAVALTFKVEEGPRFRVAAVEFEGNKVFSSSHLRSQMKLVKQLGIFTTFSSKDIYHKEKLETDLDRLRVLVYADQGYLKARFGEPRVEEVGKVGTWIPLFGHKGQGLKIVIPIDEGRQYRAGEIKVEDNTELTADEIKSVIGLKPGDVVKGYTVVQKGLDNLKKVYGSRGYIQFNSGFVPDFKDDPADIAKGIVDITFSVEEGKQYTLRRLEFIGNTFTRDNVMRREVLLNEGERYNESMWDLSILRLNQLGYFDQVKKEDATINTNEKEGQVDLTLKVQEKGRQQISFTGGVSGIGGSYIGINYSTNNLLGYGEALSFNVATGNLQKIVSFGFTEPYIKGRPISLGFNLFYQNYQFIGQGFGAVNNQNFFGTFDGTSLFTQKTAGASVTASAPLSYFAKRFRMGRFIRLGLSYSFQTTDIVDPAVNRDSDQTNNILVTFRQSGVTQSTIAPSISYNTLNSSLDPTRGTSITLVAALTGGPLGGKVNTIAPTFEYKYFRPLFAGREARARIEAGKPTRTFGVRVLFAHIGSFGTPFQSNSLSFVGGTPLFSRFFLGGEQDIRGYNIRGIAPTAPVQTTVTTRNIQAVDGFTGQRLKVKRPAQSNGNSIAPGVLEQFIFENRVDNSVPNFPAFIGGDTQMLINVEYRIPIIGPLQFAPFFDIGSAFNLRNLSDQFERSEFLPAQTLALETLNPRGEIATQRQIRRATPPESQGGLPPGFRTVFIQGDKQVSRNVQLSNSAHGIFDNYRYSMGGELRVQVPVINVPFRLIFAWNPNARTATEVNPFFFEQKRAIRFSVGRTF, from the coding sequence ATGAGCAAGCGTGTTTTTCGGGCAATCGCGGCACTCGTAGTCACAGTCCTCAGTTGGCCAATCAGTGGGCGAGTCGCCTTCTTTCAGCCGCTCGTCTCCGCAAGCCGCAATCAGAACGTAACGGTCGAGCAAGTTCTCATTCGCGGTAATCGCCGTATTCCAGAATCGACGGTCAAGATCTGGATCGGCACTCGCGAGGGCGATCCATACAACCCGGTTCAACTCGACCGGGACGTACGAGCGCTTTACGCCCAAGGCCACTTCGAAGATGTGAAGGTCTATTCGGAAGAAGGCACCCGCGGAGGCAAGGTCATAACCTTCGAGGTCAAGGAACGCCCTCTGCTTCTCGACATTAAGTACGAAGGGCTCAAGTCCGTCCAACAGTCGACTGTGCTCGAGGAGTTTCGCAAGCGCTCGGTTGGGCTTTCGAAAGAATCGCAGTACGACGCGGTCAAAGCCAAGCGAGCAGCCGCGGTAATCAAGGAACTCCTCGCGAACGAAGGCCGCCCCGAAGCGAAGGTCGAGCCGATTGCCGAGGAGATATCCAAGACCGCAGTCGCCCTGACTTTCAAGGTCGAAGAAGGACCGCGCTTCCGCGTCGCCGCCGTGGAGTTCGAAGGCAACAAGGTTTTCTCCAGTTCCCACCTGCGAAGCCAAATGAAGCTGGTGAAGCAACTCGGCATCTTCACCACCTTCAGTTCGAAGGACATCTATCACAAGGAGAAACTGGAAACCGATCTCGATCGGCTTCGAGTGCTGGTCTACGCGGACCAAGGCTACTTGAAGGCGCGCTTCGGTGAGCCTCGCGTCGAAGAAGTCGGCAAGGTCGGCACTTGGATCCCGCTGTTTGGTCATAAGGGACAGGGGTTGAAGATTGTCATCCCCATTGACGAGGGCCGCCAGTACCGAGCGGGCGAGATCAAGGTCGAGGACAATACGGAATTAACCGCCGACGAAATCAAGTCGGTCATAGGATTGAAGCCCGGCGACGTGGTTAAGGGCTACACCGTCGTGCAGAAGGGGCTCGACAACCTTAAGAAGGTCTACGGCTCTCGCGGCTACATACAGTTCAACTCCGGATTCGTGCCCGACTTCAAGGACGATCCGGCCGACATCGCCAAGGGAATCGTTGATATAACCTTCAGTGTGGAAGAAGGCAAACAGTACACGCTTCGAAGGCTCGAGTTTATAGGCAATACATTCACACGTGACAACGTAATGCGCCGTGAGGTGCTGTTGAACGAAGGCGAGCGGTACAACGAATCGATGTGGGACTTGAGCATACTGCGGCTGAACCAGCTCGGTTACTTCGACCAGGTAAAGAAGGAAGACGCGACGATCAACACCAACGAGAAGGAAGGCCAGGTTGACCTTACGCTAAAGGTACAGGAGAAAGGCCGCCAGCAGATCAGCTTCACCGGCGGTGTGTCGGGCATCGGCGGCTCTTACATCGGGATAAACTACTCGACCAACAATCTGCTCGGCTACGGCGAAGCGCTGTCGTTCAACGTGGCGACAGGGAACCTCCAGAAGATAGTCTCATTCGGTTTCACCGAGCCCTATATCAAGGGTCGGCCGATTAGTTTGGGGTTCAACCTCTTCTATCAGAACTATCAATTCATCGGGCAAGGCTTTGGCGCTGTAAACAATCAGAACTTTTTTGGGACCTTCGACGGCACTTCGCTGTTCACCCAGAAGACGGCCGGAGCTTCCGTCACCGCAAGCGCGCCGCTTAGCTATTTTGCCAAGCGGTTCCGAATGGGCAGGTTCATCAGGCTCGGTCTTTCTTATTCCTTCCAGACCACCGACATCGTTGACCCCGCGGTGAACAGAGACAGCGATCAGACCAACAACATCCTGGTGACATTTCGCCAAAGCGGGGTGACGCAGTCGACGATAGCCCCATCCATCTCGTACAACACGCTGAACTCCTCGTTGGATCCTACCAGGGGTACTTCCATAACGTTGGTGGCGGCTCTTACGGGCGGACCTCTCGGCGGCAAGGTGAACACCATCGCGCCCACCTTCGAGTACAAGTATTTCCGGCCGTTGTTCGCGGGCCGCGAAGCGCGCGCGCGAATCGAGGCGGGGAAGCCCACTCGCACTTTCGGTGTGCGCGTCTTGTTCGCACACATAGGCTCGTTCGGCACGCCGTTCCAATCGAACTCGCTGTCGTTCGTAGGGGGCACGCCGCTGTTCTCACGCTTCTTCCTCGGCGGCGAGCAAGACATACGAGGCTATAACATTCGGGGCATCGCACCTACTGCCCCGGTTCAAACGACGGTCACCACTCGCAACATACAAGCGGTCGATGGCTTCACTGGCCAGCGCCTCAAGGTGAAGAGGCCGGCGCAGTCAAACGGGAACTCCATCGCGCCCGGTGTGTTGGAACAATTTATCTTTGAAAACCGGGTCGACAACTCGGTGCCTAACTTTCCCGCTTTCATCGGCGGAGACACACAAATGCTGATCAACGTCGAGTATCGCATACCGATAATCGGCCCGCTTCAGTTCGCGCCCTTCTTCGATATAGGCTCGGCGTTCAACCTCCGGAATCTGTCGGATCAATTCGAGCGATCAGAGTTCCTACCCGCTCAGACGCTGGCTCTGGAAACCTTAAATCCGCGGGGCGAGATAGCAACACAGCGCCAGATTAGAAGGGCGACGCCGCCAGAGAGCCAGGGCG